The following proteins come from a genomic window of Nocardiopsis sp. YSL2:
- a CDS encoding SDR family NAD(P)-dependent oxidoreductase, with amino-acid sequence MPYSLKGRLALVTGATGGIGSAIARAFAVSGARVALAHFDSADDANDLAQEIADGGSVAEVFDADLRSPTTPAELHARVHEWMGPPDILVTAAGDYPRTPHADLTRDRWSECLSLNLTAHHLLAQAAVPAMISRRHGRIITIGSVLASAGRHNLADYIAAKAGLEGLTRALARELGEHGITVNCVAPGSIRVPAEDQVVPDTEAMEERQLARQCVRRRGRPEDVASAVAFLASDEAGFIAGQTLRVDGGWLLG; translated from the coding sequence ATGCCCTACTCGTTGAAAGGCCGCCTAGCACTGGTGACCGGAGCCACTGGAGGAATCGGATCCGCCATCGCCCGTGCTTTCGCGGTTTCCGGGGCACGTGTCGCGCTGGCCCACTTCGACAGCGCCGACGATGCTAACGACCTCGCCCAGGAGATCGCGGATGGGGGAAGCGTGGCCGAAGTCTTCGACGCGGACCTGCGCTCGCCCACCACGCCAGCGGAACTCCACGCACGCGTGCACGAATGGATGGGGCCGCCGGACATCCTCGTCACCGCCGCTGGGGACTACCCCAGGACACCACACGCGGACCTCACTCGGGATCGGTGGTCGGAGTGCCTGTCCCTCAACCTGACCGCCCACCATCTGCTCGCGCAGGCCGCCGTACCGGCGATGATCTCCCGACGCCACGGCCGCATTATCACCATCGGTAGCGTGCTCGCCTCCGCCGGCAGACACAACCTGGCCGACTACATCGCGGCGAAGGCCGGACTCGAAGGGCTCACCCGTGCCCTCGCACGCGAACTCGGCGAACACGGGATCACCGTGAACTGTGTGGCACCGGGATCCATCCGCGTACCCGCCGAGGACCAGGTCGTTCCGGATACCGAGGCCATGGAGGAGCGCCAACTGGCCCGGCAGTGCGTCCGACGCCGCGGCCGCCCCGAGGACGTCGCCTCCGCCGTGGCGTTCCTCGCCAGCGACGAAGCCGGATTCATTGCCGGTCAGACCCTGCGGGTGGACGGAGGATGGCTCCTTGGCTGA
- a CDS encoding histidine phosphatase family protein — protein MRHAHYAGHSPGYHAPDDAELSPQGRRDTIATVPLLPPAVGIVSSPLPRALQTAELLAENSGISLLDIIPDLREWRGPTAVQGISPEDFPEDYAEWRVKRTLDPTSRYEDGESPQELGGRAARIRGRLIALADRQGAILVVSHKILLRALTVPDGPASVFDPDIRDEWPFLGQRSLVPGPLRPLPRSRA, from the coding sequence ATGCGCCATGCCCACTACGCCGGGCACAGCCCGGGATACCACGCACCCGACGACGCTGAGCTCTCCCCTCAGGGACGACGGGACACGATCGCGACGGTACCGCTTCTGCCGCCCGCTGTCGGCATCGTGTCCAGCCCGCTGCCTCGTGCGCTCCAGACCGCCGAACTCCTGGCCGAGAACTCCGGGATCTCTCTGTTGGACATCATTCCCGACCTGCGGGAATGGCGCGGTCCGACCGCGGTCCAGGGCATTTCCCCTGAGGACTTCCCTGAGGACTACGCCGAGTGGCGAGTGAAGCGGACTCTCGATCCGACCAGCCGCTACGAAGACGGCGAGTCACCGCAAGAATTGGGCGGGCGAGCCGCACGGATCCGTGGTCGGCTCATCGCCCTTGCGGATCGGCAGGGGGCAATTCTCGTGGTCTCCCACAAGATCCTCCTCCGCGCTCTTACGGTCCCGGATGGTCCCGCGTCGGTGTTCGATCCAGATATACGAGATGAGTGGCCCTTCCTTGGGCAGCGTTCCTTGGTTCCTGGACCCTTACGTCCATTGCCACGAAGCCGAGCGTGA
- a CDS encoding class IV adenylate cyclase — protein sequence MSMIEYEAKVLDIDPGQVAGLILDKGGEDLGEVLQRRYVYDIEPGDASRWVRLRDTGSQVTLTVKEIDSDAIGGTRETETQVGDFETANALLGKLGYAPKAYQENRRHSFSLDGAQLEIDSWPRIPAYLEIEANSRTEVVRVAALLGYREADLTGVNTTKVYARYGIDLSAIADLRFGVE from the coding sequence ATGAGCATGATCGAGTACGAGGCCAAGGTGCTGGACATCGATCCTGGCCAGGTGGCCGGGCTCATTCTCGACAAGGGCGGCGAGGATCTGGGGGAGGTGCTCCAGCGCCGCTACGTCTACGACATCGAACCCGGGGATGCCTCCCGATGGGTACGTCTGCGCGACACCGGTAGCCAGGTCACGCTGACGGTCAAGGAGATCGACTCCGACGCCATCGGCGGCACCCGCGAGACTGAGACGCAAGTCGGTGACTTCGAGACCGCCAACGCCCTGCTGGGCAAGCTCGGTTACGCACCCAAGGCGTACCAGGAGAACCGCAGGCACAGCTTCTCGCTGGACGGGGCGCAGTTGGAGATCGACTCCTGGCCGCGCATTCCCGCATACCTGGAAATCGAGGCAAACAGCCGCACTGAGGTGGTGCGCGTCGCGGCCCTGCTCGGATACAGAGAAGCAGACCTGACGGGAGTGAACACGACCAAGGTCTATGCCCGCTACGGTATCGACCTGTCCGCCATCGCCGATCTGCGCTTCGGCGTGGAGTGA
- a CDS encoding NUDIX hydrolase — translation MASDPTESFSRPRVAAGALFFDHLGRVMMVVPSYKNYLDIPGGYIEHGETPTQAVAREVKEELGITPPIGRLLVVDWAPNPSEGDKQLFVFDGGVLDQGSLDQIALDPAELTGYEFHDVASIAEVTIPRLVRRVVHGARARQEGATIYMENGETTP, via the coding sequence ATGGCCTCAGATCCCACGGAATCCTTTTCCCGTCCTCGGGTAGCCGCCGGCGCCCTGTTCTTCGACCACCTCGGTCGGGTGATGATGGTGGTTCCCTCCTACAAGAACTACCTGGACATCCCCGGCGGCTACATCGAGCACGGGGAGACACCCACTCAGGCTGTGGCTCGGGAGGTGAAGGAGGAGTTGGGCATCACTCCGCCGATCGGGCGACTCTTGGTCGTCGACTGGGCACCCAACCCCTCCGAGGGTGACAAGCAGTTGTTCGTCTTCGACGGGGGAGTGCTCGACCAGGGGTCGCTGGACCAGATCGCCCTGGACCCGGCTGAGCTGACCGGGTACGAGTTCCATGACGTGGCCTCGATCGCGGAGGTGACGATCCCACGGCTCGTGCGGCGGGTCGTCCATGGCGCACGCGCCCGTCAGGAAGGCGCGACGATCTACATGGAGAACGGCGAGACGACACCGTAG
- a CDS encoding DUF397 domain-containing protein, whose protein sequence is MTDWHKSSYSGGNNECVEVREHSDGTDVRDTQNRDSGHLSFRSPEWSAFVNTLRSNSG, encoded by the coding sequence GTGACTGACTGGCACAAGTCGTCCTATAGCGGCGGCAACAACGAGTGTGTTGAAGTCCGCGAACACAGCGACGGAACAGACGTACGTGACACTCAGAACCGCGATTCGGGACACCTGTCCTTCCGCAGCCCCGAATGGAGCGCCTTCGTCAACACGCTGCGCTCCAACAGCGGATAA
- a CDS encoding helix-turn-helix transcriptional regulator, whose protein sequence is MTPDERTLKVFGREVRRLRTEAELTQEAVARRIGQRGTAVSNSHVSDIEKGKAVPRPWLRRALDEILQGGGRLERLWEELTGSGRRAWLHEVAERTHGADALYEYQALVFPVYLQTEAYSRAVIRYGAPWLSTNELAERAQQRARRAQQMAKALSPVIWLVVDQSLLMRRYGSPGVQMEQLRYVEDLVEKERINLLVVPVDEPRHAGNNGPFRVITSADQPEVVYVESAHQGQIITATNEVGRYRMWFAALQGVAWGPGETLRAIRDEIKRINGD, encoded by the coding sequence ATGACCCCCGACGAACGCACCTTGAAGGTTTTCGGGCGCGAAGTACGCAGGCTACGAACCGAGGCCGAGTTGACCCAGGAGGCCGTCGCACGCCGCATCGGCCAGCGCGGCACGGCGGTCAGTAACTCCCACGTGTCTGACATCGAGAAGGGCAAGGCAGTACCGCGACCGTGGCTGCGCCGGGCTCTCGACGAGATCCTGCAAGGCGGTGGACGCCTGGAACGGCTCTGGGAAGAACTCACCGGGTCCGGACGCCGCGCGTGGCTGCACGAGGTGGCCGAGCGCACCCACGGAGCCGACGCCCTGTACGAATACCAGGCCCTGGTGTTCCCGGTGTATCTCCAAACCGAGGCCTACTCGCGCGCCGTGATCCGCTACGGTGCTCCATGGCTGTCCACCAATGAACTCGCCGAACGTGCCCAGCAACGAGCCCGGCGAGCCCAGCAGATGGCCAAGGCTCTCTCCCCCGTCATCTGGCTCGTCGTGGACCAGTCCCTACTCATGCGCCGCTACGGGTCCCCCGGGGTCCAGATGGAACAGCTCCGGTACGTCGAGGACCTCGTGGAGAAGGAACGGATCAACCTCTTGGTCGTCCCCGTGGACGAACCCCGCCATGCGGGGAACAACGGCCCGTTCCGAGTCATCACCTCGGCCGACCAACCTGAAGTGGTCTACGTCGAGTCGGCCCATCAAGGCCAGATCATCACCGCGACCAACGAGGTGGGACGCTACCGCATGTGGTTCGCAGCCCTCCAGGGCGTGGCATGGGGACCAGGTGAGACCCTGAGGGCCATCCGAGACGAGATAAAGAGGATCAACGGTGACTGA
- a CDS encoding ATP-binding protein: MSFTRPSLDLPRRIRCTDPDKSGLVCGPDPQHLQVARRWAVQAMRTTPCLAHPLVVSLTELHTNALKHSASGLLGGRVRIEIERRKLLFMLRVTDEGARPGGRITVPEVATGVGTEEREPALAEGGYGLALVDAMALYWDFTGGEGGPVTVRAAFDRSGRTRLPV, translated from the coding sequence ATGTCTTTCACCCGGCCGTCCCTTGACCTGCCCAGGCGTATCCGTTGCACGGACCCCGACAAGAGCGGCCTTGTGTGCGGTCCTGATCCGCAGCACCTCCAGGTCGCGCGCCGATGGGCGGTGCAGGCCATGCGGACGACACCGTGCCTGGCCCATCCCCTGGTGGTGTCGCTGACAGAGCTGCACACCAACGCCCTGAAGCACTCGGCCTCGGGGCTTCTCGGCGGCCGGGTGAGGATCGAGATCGAGCGCCGCAAGCTCCTCTTCATGCTCCGCGTCACCGACGAAGGTGCCCGGCCGGGCGGGAGGATCACCGTTCCCGAAGTCGCCACCGGGGTCGGTACGGAGGAACGGGAACCCGCCTTGGCGGAGGGCGGGTACGGCCTGGCGCTGGTCGATGCCATGGCCCTGTACTGGGACTTCACCGGTGGTGAGGGCGGGCCTGTGACCGTACGTGCCGCCTTCGACCGTTCCGGACGGACCCGCCTGCCCGTGTGA
- a CDS encoding replication-relaxation family protein: MNDYEQTLMRLAPRITDRDRRILIGLWEHRVMTTDHLHRIYFTAAGPRRARSRLLTLYRYGVLNRFRRHAHDRNAPDHWILSPTGAVLVALAQDKEPDALNFRSDRALALAHSPRLDHILGLAETRAVFQESASEVDALLAHWDGERECERRWGRHIHPDAYIRWEHQEVSLDAFVEYDTGSETLTQLKNKMPGYARLARASELPSIVLVLVHSDQREDNAARKLAGDFTGTVGIYLTTHRRLAVHGAAEPIWRLANGRERVALEEIPDTYPTKEKEDT, encoded by the coding sequence GTGAACGACTACGAGCAGACACTGATGAGGTTGGCTCCCCGGATCACCGATCGGGACCGGCGGATCCTGATCGGGCTGTGGGAGCACCGGGTGATGACCACCGACCATTTGCACCGCATCTACTTCACCGCGGCCGGGCCGCGCCGGGCCCGCAGCCGGTTGTTGACCCTGTACCGGTACGGGGTCCTCAACCGTTTCCGCCGCCACGCCCATGATCGCAATGCCCCTGACCATTGGATCCTGTCCCCGACCGGGGCGGTGCTGGTCGCCTTGGCCCAGGACAAGGAGCCCGACGCTTTGAACTTCCGCTCCGACCGGGCCTTGGCGCTGGCTCACTCGCCCCGCCTGGACCACATCCTCGGCCTGGCCGAGACCCGCGCCGTCTTCCAGGAAAGCGCCTCGGAAGTCGACGCCCTTTTGGCGCACTGGGACGGAGAACGCGAGTGCGAGCGCAGGTGGGGGCGGCACATCCACCCCGACGCCTACATCCGCTGGGAGCACCAGGAGGTGTCCTTGGACGCGTTCGTGGAGTACGACACCGGCAGTGAGACCCTCACCCAGCTCAAGAACAAGATGCCCGGGTACGCGCGCCTGGCCAGGGCGAGCGAGTTGCCCTCGATCGTGCTGGTGCTGGTCCACTCCGACCAGCGCGAGGACAACGCGGCCCGCAAGCTCGCCGGGGACTTTACCGGCACGGTGGGGATCTACCTGACCACCCACCGCCGGCTGGCCGTCCACGGTGCTGCCGAGCCGATCTGGCGGCTGGCCAACGGCCGTGAACGGGTGGCGTTGGAAGAAATCCCGGACACTTATCCGACGAAAGAGAAAGAGGACACCTGA
- a CDS encoding WhiB family transcriptional regulator yields the protein MAAGTRQPRPTGGGGVSGADGPSGGPTRPEPRGGGWQAYAACWGRDPDLWFPAQGGSVRAAKRVCRVCPVQLNCLAEAMKRGEVYGVWGGASEDERRQIRTASRDERGGGVRGGGRAA from the coding sequence ATGGCGGCTGGCACGCGGCAGCCGCGCCCCACGGGCGGGGGCGGTGTGTCGGGCGCGGACGGGCCGTCTGGTGGCCCCACACGGCCCGAGCCCCGGGGCGGGGGCTGGCAGGCCTACGCCGCGTGTTGGGGTAGGGACCCGGACCTGTGGTTTCCCGCGCAGGGCGGGTCGGTGCGCGCGGCCAAACGGGTGTGCCGGGTGTGCCCGGTGCAGCTCAACTGTCTGGCCGAGGCGATGAAGCGCGGCGAGGTGTACGGGGTGTGGGGCGGGGCCTCGGAGGACGAACGACGCCAGATCCGCACCGCTTCTCGGGACGAACGTGGGGGAGGTGTTCGTGGCGGAGGACGAGCGGCCTGA
- a CDS encoding helix-turn-helix domain-containing protein, whose translation MAEDERPDGAVPERLLTIPEAAWVLAVPESWLRERVRLRRVPHRRLGKHVRFSAGDLEKIVERAAQQVAPMRRSFSGWPHTR comes from the coding sequence GTGGCGGAGGACGAGCGGCCTGACGGGGCGGTGCCGGAGCGGTTGTTGACGATTCCTGAGGCGGCGTGGGTGCTGGCGGTCCCGGAGTCGTGGTTGCGTGAGCGGGTCCGGTTGCGGCGAGTGCCGCATCGCAGGCTCGGCAAGCACGTGCGGTTCAGCGCTGGGGATCTGGAGAAGATCGTGGAGCGGGCCGCTCAGCAGGTCGCCCCCATGCGGCGCTCCTTCAGCGGGTGGCCGCACACACGGTAG
- a CDS encoding site-specific integrase, which translates to MATINQRKLADGRTRYWVKWRLGGTRTGAPQSEPFDTHADAHTFKLHVEAAGHQWPENWIRRQGWAQGWVPGHGWVTTDEDDEPEAEPVLFADYARDLVDSMTGIAERTRADYHRDLDIHLIPRFGKVNLRDPAQLKPKDVRAWVNHLRTGVPDPTAPHRTSTPSRGRKKEPGWLRKPLAPKSIHNLHGLLFTVCEAAVREDPPLRPSNPASRTRLPRVDDGEGEADMCFLTREEFTLLRDSMAEDVRDMVEVFVRTGMRYSELTALQVRDITLTAAIGSDGQPLTRGHLDVRRAWKRCPDNTFRLGAPKTRSSRRRIPLSPRTIDLLRPRLEGKGPEEFVFTTDRGSWWRHSSFYGRRWAPGVKEAQRRGLGKKPRIHDLRHTHVAWLIEKDVHVFKIQRRLGHTSITTTMDRYGHLVTDIDDTMIEAIDGPPTPPAPRTDPGGEQRLRLIS; encoded by the coding sequence ATGGCAACCATCAACCAGCGCAAACTAGCCGACGGGCGCACCCGCTACTGGGTCAAATGGCGGCTCGGCGGCACCCGCACCGGGGCACCCCAGTCCGAACCCTTCGACACCCACGCCGACGCCCACACCTTCAAACTCCACGTCGAAGCCGCCGGCCACCAATGGCCCGAGAACTGGATACGACGCCAGGGCTGGGCACAAGGGTGGGTCCCCGGACACGGCTGGGTCACCACCGACGAGGACGACGAACCCGAAGCCGAACCGGTCCTGTTCGCCGACTACGCCCGCGACCTCGTCGACTCCATGACCGGCATCGCCGAACGCACCCGCGCCGACTACCACCGCGACCTGGACATCCACCTGATCCCCCGCTTCGGGAAGGTGAACCTGCGCGACCCCGCCCAGCTCAAACCCAAGGACGTACGCGCCTGGGTCAACCACCTGCGCACCGGAGTCCCCGACCCCACGGCCCCACACAGGACCAGCACGCCCAGCCGGGGCCGCAAGAAGGAACCGGGCTGGCTGCGCAAACCCCTAGCGCCCAAGTCCATCCACAACCTCCACGGGCTGCTGTTCACCGTCTGCGAGGCCGCCGTACGCGAGGACCCGCCCCTGCGGCCCTCCAACCCGGCCTCGCGCACCCGCCTGCCCCGCGTCGACGACGGCGAGGGCGAAGCCGACATGTGCTTCCTGACCCGCGAGGAGTTCACCCTGCTGCGTGACTCCATGGCCGAGGACGTACGGGACATGGTCGAGGTGTTCGTGCGCACCGGAATGCGCTACAGCGAACTCACCGCCCTGCAGGTCCGCGACATCACCCTCACGGCCGCCATCGGCTCCGACGGGCAACCGCTCACCCGGGGCCACCTGGACGTGCGGCGGGCGTGGAAACGCTGCCCCGACAACACCTTCCGACTCGGCGCACCCAAGACCCGCAGCTCACGCAGGCGCATCCCGCTCTCACCGCGCACCATCGACCTTCTCCGCCCCCGGTTGGAGGGCAAGGGCCCTGAGGAGTTCGTGTTCACCACCGACCGCGGGTCCTGGTGGCGGCACTCCTCCTTCTACGGGCGCAGGTGGGCACCCGGCGTCAAGGAGGCCCAACGCCGAGGGCTCGGTAAGAAGCCGCGCATCCACGACCTGCGCCACACCCACGTGGCCTGGCTGATCGAGAAGGACGTGCACGTGTTCAAGATCCAGCGCCGCCTGGGCCACACCTCGATCACCACGACCATGGACCGCTACGGGCACCTGGTCACCGACATCGACGACACCATGATCGAAGCCATCGACGGCCCACCCACTCCCCCGGCCCCGCGCACCGACCCCGGCGGCGAACAGCGCCTGCGCCTGATCTCCTAA
- the orn gene encoding oligoribonuclease, producing MNDCLVWIDCEMTGLDLENDALIEVACLVTDDQLNILDEGVDLVVKPPQAALDQMGDFVRDMHTSSGLLEELDQGISLKEAEDRVLEHIRQYVTEPRKVPLCGNSIATDRTFIARDMKLLDAFLHYRMVDVSSIKELLRRWYPRVYYASPDKNGGHRALADITESIKELRYYRAAAFVAEPGPSTTTARAIAAEVVAGGTGREAREKAATPDGPEN from the coding sequence ATGAACGACTGTCTGGTGTGGATCGACTGCGAGATGACGGGGCTCGACCTCGAGAACGACGCGCTGATCGAAGTGGCCTGTCTGGTCACCGACGATCAGCTCAACATCCTCGACGAGGGTGTCGACCTCGTGGTCAAGCCGCCGCAGGCGGCGCTGGACCAGATGGGCGACTTCGTCCGCGACATGCACACCTCCTCGGGGCTGTTGGAGGAACTGGACCAGGGCATCTCCCTCAAGGAGGCCGAGGACCGGGTCCTGGAGCACATCCGCCAGTACGTCACCGAGCCCCGCAAGGTTCCGCTGTGCGGCAACTCCATCGCCACGGACCGCACCTTCATCGCGCGCGACATGAAGCTCCTGGACGCCTTCCTGCACTACCGGATGGTCGACGTGTCCTCGATCAAGGAGCTGCTGCGCCGCTGGTACCCGCGCGTGTACTACGCGAGCCCGGACAAGAACGGCGGTCACCGCGCCCTCGCCGACATCACGGAGAGCATCAAGGAGCTGCGCTACTACCGCGCCGCCGCCTTCGTGGCCGAGCCCGGTCCCAGCACCACCACGGCCCGCGCGATCGCCGCCGAGGTCGTGGCCGGCGGCACCGGCCGGGAGGCCCGTGAGAAGGCCGCCACACCAGACGGACCCGAAAACTGA
- a CDS encoding substrate-binding domain-containing protein, whose amino-acid sequence MGRHRGRYAEEPPSRDRRRRGRGGAFAALAAAMVIVIGLAVAGVYVFGQPDGCRGADVGLDVAAAPEIAPALNDVASDFNAEERQVDGACVRVSVRAVDSANVAFGITGAGATMGDTDSDVWVPDSSVWTQLVESQSGDAVITETGTSVARSPLVLAELAEFTEGSGEDVQWSDVIPTSAPDEEAGHTVRVVDPARSSTGLGTLYLLQGALEEASPDSDTFNAYMTAALQSLHQGASSDEEAAFLAMSGGGSEAPPVMVMSEQAVWRYNAAHDDAAAQARYLQGGTYYLDYPYVVRSEESEITRAADLFREAVRTPGAVERYLADGFRGSEGAVDTSVLTEEVGFREEEPAELAAPSGREITELTRTWNQLKMESRVLTIVDVSGSMLAEVPGTGMTRMQVTTAAATEGLQMFAPTAELGVWQFSTNVNNNLHYQEIAPVRELQATDEAGTAHRDVIGGALGQLQPLPQGDTALYDTYLAAYQEMSRTYQPDRTNVILMLTDGDNDNPGGMELDQLLSEIDGIASASRPIPIITIAFGPDVQNLEPLQQIAAATGGAAYMTEDPTEIGDIFLQAFSLRIAEDEEN is encoded by the coding sequence GTGGGACGTCACCGCGGAAGATACGCAGAAGAGCCCCCGAGCCGGGACAGGCGTCGGCGCGGCCGCGGCGGAGCCTTCGCCGCCCTGGCCGCCGCGATGGTCATCGTGATCGGCCTCGCCGTGGCGGGCGTCTACGTGTTCGGGCAGCCGGACGGATGCCGCGGCGCCGACGTCGGACTCGACGTCGCGGCCGCGCCGGAGATCGCCCCCGCCCTGAACGACGTCGCCTCGGACTTCAACGCCGAGGAGCGACAGGTGGACGGGGCGTGCGTGCGGGTCAGCGTGCGCGCGGTCGACTCCGCCAACGTCGCCTTCGGCATCACCGGCGCGGGCGCGACCATGGGCGACACCGACTCCGACGTCTGGGTCCCCGACTCCAGCGTGTGGACGCAGCTGGTCGAGAGCCAGTCCGGCGACGCCGTCATCACCGAGACCGGCACCTCCGTGGCCCGCTCCCCGCTGGTCCTGGCCGAGCTCGCCGAGTTCACCGAGGGCTCCGGTGAGGACGTCCAGTGGTCGGACGTGATCCCCACGAGCGCCCCCGACGAGGAGGCCGGCCACACGGTGCGCGTGGTCGACCCCGCGCGCAGCTCCACCGGTCTGGGCACGCTCTACCTGCTGCAGGGCGCCCTGGAGGAGGCCAGTCCCGACAGCGACACCTTCAACGCGTACATGACCGCGGCCCTGCAGTCCCTGCACCAGGGCGCGTCCTCCGACGAGGAGGCGGCCTTCCTGGCCATGAGCGGCGGCGGCTCCGAGGCCCCGCCGGTCATGGTCATGTCGGAGCAGGCCGTGTGGCGCTACAACGCCGCGCACGACGACGCCGCCGCCCAGGCCCGCTACCTGCAGGGCGGCACCTACTACCTCGACTACCCCTACGTGGTGCGCAGCGAGGAGAGCGAGATCACCCGCGCCGCGGACCTGTTCCGCGAGGCCGTGCGCACCCCCGGGGCGGTGGAGCGCTACCTCGCCGACGGCTTCCGCGGCTCCGAAGGCGCGGTCGACACCTCCGTGCTCACCGAGGAGGTCGGGTTCCGCGAGGAGGAGCCCGCGGAGCTCGCGGCACCGTCGGGCAGAGAGATCACCGAGCTCACCCGGACCTGGAACCAGCTGAAGATGGAGTCGCGGGTCCTGACGATCGTCGACGTGTCCGGCTCGATGCTCGCCGAGGTGCCCGGAACCGGCATGACCCGGATGCAGGTGACGACCGCCGCGGCGACGGAGGGCCTGCAGATGTTCGCCCCCACCGCCGAGCTGGGCGTGTGGCAGTTCTCCACCAACGTCAACAACAACCTCCACTACCAGGAGATCGCCCCGGTCCGCGAACTCCAGGCGACCGACGAGGCCGGCACCGCGCACCGGGACGTGATCGGCGGCGCCCTGGGACAGCTGCAGCCGCTGCCCCAGGGGGACACGGCGCTCTACGACACCTACCTGGCCGCCTACCAGGAGATGTCGCGCACCTACCAGCCGGACCGGACCAACGTCATCCTGATGCTCACCGACGGGGACAACGACAACCCCGGCGGCATGGAGCTCGACCAGCTCCTGAGCGAGATCGACGGCATCGCCAGCGCGTCGCGGCCGATCCCGATCATCACGATCGCGTTCGGCCCCGACGTGCAGAACCTGGAGCCGCTGCAGCAGATCGCCGCGGCCACGGGCGGTGCCGCCTACATGACCGAGGACCCGACGGAGATCGGCGACATCTTCCTCCAGGCGTTCTCGCTGCGCATCGCGGAGGACGAGGAGAACTGA